One Thermicanus aegyptius DSM 12793 DNA segment encodes these proteins:
- the purM gene encoding phosphoribosylformylglycinamidine cyclo-ligase: MSEAYKKAGVDIEAGYEAVSRMKRHTARTKRPGVLSDLGGFGGLFQLDLTRYREPVLVSGTDGVGTKLKIAFAMGKHDTIGIDCVAMCVNDILVQGAEPLFFLDYIGIGRLDPGTVEEIVSGVAEGCVQAGCALIGGETAEMPGLYQEGEYDLAGFAVGVVEKGDLLDGSRILPGDLLVGIASSGLHSNGFSLVRRLLLSERGYSLEQYLPELGKRLGEELLTPTKIYVKSLTPILKRKGLKGMAHITGGGLVENIPRMLPKGVRAEIDFGSWPIPPIFELLRREGNLSYREMVNTFNMGIGMVLALANEEEEVMRIIRALEDAGEKVYFIGRVAHGEGGIYISGVDQG; encoded by the coding sequence GTGAGCGAAGCGTATAAGAAAGCCGGGGTTGATATTGAAGCGGGGTATGAAGCGGTATCCCGCATGAAGCGGCATACCGCCCGGACGAAGCGCCCAGGGGTCCTTTCCGATCTCGGCGGTTTCGGCGGGCTCTTTCAATTGGACCTAACGAGATACAGGGAACCGGTCCTCGTATCGGGCACCGATGGCGTGGGGACGAAATTAAAAATCGCCTTTGCCATGGGAAAGCATGACACCATCGGCATCGATTGCGTCGCCATGTGTGTCAACGATATCTTGGTTCAGGGGGCGGAGCCCTTATTCTTTTTAGATTACATCGGGATTGGCAGATTAGATCCGGGAACGGTGGAGGAGATTGTATCCGGGGTGGCGGAAGGGTGCGTCCAAGCCGGGTGTGCCCTCATCGGTGGGGAGACGGCGGAGATGCCCGGACTCTATCAGGAAGGGGAGTATGATCTGGCCGGCTTTGCCGTTGGAGTGGTGGAGAAAGGGGATTTGCTCGATGGCTCCCGCATCCTCCCCGGGGATCTCCTCGTAGGGATCGCCTCCTCGGGACTTCACAGCAACGGATTCTCCTTGGTCCGCCGCCTCCTGCTCTCGGAGAGGGGGTATTCCCTCGAACAGTATCTGCCGGAACTGGGGAAACGTCTGGGGGAGGAACTCCTCACCCCGACGAAAATTTATGTAAAATCCCTCACACCGATCTTAAAGCGTAAAGGGCTGAAAGGAATGGCCCATATTACGGGGGGAGGATTGGTGGAGAACATCCCCCGCATGCTCCCGAAAGGGGTCCGGGCGGAGATTGACTTTGGGTCCTGGCCGATTCCTCCCATCTTTGAGCTTTTGCGTCGCGAAGGCAACCTCTCCTATCGGGAGATGGTAAACACCTTTAACATGGGAATTGGCATGGTCCTCGCCCTCGCCAATGAAGAGGAAGAGGTGATGAGGATCATCCGGGCATTGGAGGATGCCGGGGAGAAGGTTTATTTCATCGGCCGGGTGGCTCATGGAGAGGGCGGTATCTATATTTCCGGGGTGGATCAGGGATGA
- the purN gene encoding phosphoribosylglycinamide formyltransferase: protein MRTPIAVFASGTGSNFQALVEHMENRETSYRIVLLVCDRPDAPVLQKAEQFGIKALALRPKDYPTKEAYEEEILGQLKTLGVKWIILAGYMRLIGRTLLQSYPQRIVNLHPSLLPAFPGKDAIAQAFRYGVKVTGVTVHLVDEGLDSGPILAQKAVSIQEGESLGRITEKIHHTEHLLYPMVVDRLVREGIIVEGRKVTWLGSASQADMGNMPEFQ, encoded by the coding sequence ATGAGAACCCCGATCGCGGTTTTCGCCTCCGGAACCGGAAGCAACTTTCAAGCTTTGGTGGAACATATGGAAAATAGAGAGACCTCCTACCGGATCGTCCTTCTCGTATGTGATCGTCCGGATGCGCCTGTACTTCAAAAGGCGGAGCAGTTCGGTATTAAGGCTCTCGCCCTTCGTCCCAAGGATTACCCGACCAAAGAGGCATATGAGGAGGAGATCCTTGGGCAGCTCAAAACGTTAGGAGTGAAATGGATCATCCTGGCCGGATATATGCGCCTCATCGGTCGGACGCTCCTTCAGTCCTATCCCCAGCGTATCGTCAATCTCCATCCCTCCCTCCTCCCCGCTTTTCCCGGAAAGGATGCCATCGCCCAGGCCTTCCGGTATGGGGTAAAAGTGACGGGAGTGACGGTTCATCTGGTGGATGAAGGACTCGACTCCGGCCCCATTCTGGCGCAAAAGGCGGTTTCCATCCAGGAGGGGGAGAGTTTGGGAAGGATTACGGAAAAGATTCACCATACGGAGCATCTCCTTTATCCCATGGTGGTGGACAGGTTGGTCCGCGAGGGGATCATCGTTGAAGGGCGAAAGGTGACCTGGTTAGGTTCCGCTTCACAGGCCGATATGGGGAATATGCCGGAATTTCAGTAA
- the purF gene encoding amidophosphoribosyltransferase, whose translation MEEESAFDDLHEECGIFGLFGRLDAALLTYYGLHSLQHRGQESAGICVSDFSRFHFHKEMGLVTEVFNKDQIRKLTGSMAIGHVRYSTTGESRLLNAQPLIFTTVEGELALATNGNLVNALEIRKELERSGSIFQTTSDTEVIAHLLARSRKRELPEALAEALHQIRGAYALLVMTRDLLIAVQDPNGLRPLSMGKLGESYLFSSETCAFDAVGAEYIREVEPGEMVIVSREGLRSLRFAPPAKRAICSFEYIYFARPDSNIDGINVHLARKRLGKQLALEAPVEADLVTGVPDSSISVAIGYAEATGIPYELGLIKNRYVGRTFIQPSQEMREQGVKMKLSAVRKVVEGKRVILIDDSIVRGTTSRYIVQLIREAGATEVHVRISSPPVKYPCFYGIDTSHREDLIAASKSVEEIRRLIGADSLAYLSPEGMVEAIGRTSTEQYRGHCLACFNGDYPTPLADDLEMPYQKC comes from the coding sequence TTGGAAGAGGAGTCCGCTTTCGATGACCTGCACGAAGAATGCGGCATCTTCGGCCTCTTTGGCCGTCTCGATGCCGCCCTCCTGACCTATTACGGATTGCATTCCCTCCAGCATCGGGGACAGGAGAGCGCCGGCATTTGCGTTTCCGATTTTTCCCGCTTTCATTTTCATAAAGAGATGGGACTTGTTACGGAGGTTTTTAACAAGGATCAAATTCGTAAACTGACCGGTTCCATGGCCATTGGCCATGTTCGCTACTCCACCACAGGGGAAAGCAGGCTTTTAAATGCCCAGCCCCTTATTTTTACCACTGTGGAAGGGGAATTAGCCCTTGCCACCAATGGAAATCTGGTCAATGCGTTGGAGATCCGCAAGGAGTTGGAGAGGAGCGGTTCCATCTTTCAGACGACCAGTGACACGGAGGTGATCGCCCACCTCCTGGCCCGCAGCCGAAAAAGGGAACTTCCGGAGGCGCTTGCCGAAGCTTTGCATCAAATTCGCGGAGCCTATGCCCTGCTGGTGATGACACGGGATCTTCTGATCGCGGTGCAGGATCCGAATGGACTTCGCCCCCTTTCCATGGGGAAATTGGGAGAAAGCTATCTCTTCTCTTCGGAAACCTGCGCTTTCGATGCGGTGGGGGCAGAGTACATCCGGGAGGTGGAGCCGGGGGAGATGGTGATCGTAAGCCGAGAAGGCTTACGTTCGCTGCGCTTTGCTCCGCCGGCGAAACGGGCCATCTGCTCCTTTGAATATATTTACTTTGCCCGACCCGATAGCAATATCGACGGAATTAACGTTCATCTGGCTCGGAAGAGGCTGGGAAAGCAATTGGCCCTCGAAGCTCCGGTAGAGGCCGATCTGGTGACGGGGGTTCCCGATTCTTCCATTTCCGTTGCCATCGGGTACGCGGAGGCGACGGGGATTCCTTATGAATTGGGGTTAATCAAGAACCGCTATGTGGGGCGGACCTTTATTCAACCTTCACAGGAGATGCGGGAACAGGGGGTAAAGATGAAACTCTCCGCGGTCCGGAAGGTGGTGGAGGGGAAACGGGTCATCCTGATCGACGACTCCATCGTGCGGGGAACGACGAGCCGTTATATCGTCCAACTCATTCGGGAAGCCGGGGCAACGGAGGTACACGTCCGCATCAGTTCCCCGCCGGTTAAATATCCTTGTTTTTACGGGATCGATACCTCCCATCGGGAGGATCTCATCGCGGCCAGTAAGAGCGTTGAGGAGATCCGCCGATTGATCGGAGCCGATTCCCTGGCTTATCTCTCCCCCGAAGGGATGGTGGAGGCGATCGGACGCACTTCAACGGAGCAATATCGGGGACATTGTCTTGCCTGTTTTAATGGGGATTATCCAACGCCCCTCGCCGATGACTTGGAAATGCCTTATCAAAAATGTTAA
- the purL gene encoding phosphoribosylformylglycinamidine synthase subunit PurL, with the protein MGKPFEPTPQEIREKGLYREMGLTDGEYERIVAMIGRLPNYVETGLFSVMWSEHCSYKNSKPVLRRFPTQGKRVLQGPGEGAGIVDIGDGLAVAFKIESHNHPSAIEPYQGAATGVGGIIRDIFSMGARPIALLDSLRFGSLKNPRVKYLFEHVVEGIAGYGNCIGIPTVGGEVLFDEAYEGNPLVNVMCVGLIRHEKIQKGQATGVGNRIIYVGPPTGRDGIHGATFASEELTEASEERRPSVQVGDPFMEKLVMEACLELIEKDLLVGIQDMGAAGLTSSSSEMASKAGTGLILDLDEVPQRERDLSAYEMMLSESQERMLLVATGEKLPEIEAVLDRWGVPHAVVGEVTADKRYRIKHKGEWVVDLPVDALVKEAPVYEREGIEPLYIRKMRQEAPAEIPAPQGNLEELFLSLLSSPSIASKEWVFRQYDHMVRTLTAVGPGSDAAVLLVPGTRKAIAMTTDGNGRYVYLDPATGGKIAVAEAARNLVCAGAEPLAVTDNLNFGNPEKPEIFWQFEQAAAGISEACKALDTPVIGGNVSFYNEANGVAIYPTPVIGMTGLVSDVDHITPSSFQGEGEEILLLGETYPELEGTEYQKMVTGETAGRPPRIDLEQEKAVQTFTLAAIRQGLVRSAHDLSDGGLAVALAESAIGGRVGVQVDWEISLTPEAALFSESQSRVLLSVRCEDVDEVKRLAASFKVPVTHLGTTGGDRFILRIRGEKILDLPLSRVEETWKGGLSCLMSE; encoded by the coding sequence ATGGGCAAGCCTTTTGAACCGACGCCCCAGGAGATTCGGGAGAAAGGCCTCTACCGGGAGATGGGGCTTACCGATGGGGAATATGAGCGAATCGTTGCCATGATCGGAAGGCTTCCGAACTATGTGGAGACCGGCCTCTTCAGCGTCATGTGGTCGGAACATTGCAGTTATAAGAATTCAAAGCCGGTCCTTCGCCGTTTTCCAACCCAGGGAAAGAGGGTGCTCCAAGGGCCCGGAGAGGGCGCCGGAATTGTAGACATTGGAGATGGATTGGCCGTTGCCTTTAAGATCGAAAGCCATAACCACCCTTCCGCCATCGAGCCCTATCAAGGGGCGGCCACGGGGGTGGGGGGGATCATCCGTGACATCTTCTCCATGGGGGCTCGTCCCATCGCCCTCCTCGATTCTCTTCGATTCGGCTCCCTCAAAAATCCCAGGGTCAAATATCTATTTGAACATGTCGTGGAAGGCATCGCAGGGTATGGAAATTGCATCGGCATCCCTACGGTGGGCGGAGAGGTTCTCTTTGATGAGGCGTATGAAGGAAATCCGCTGGTCAACGTGATGTGCGTAGGTTTGATTCGCCATGAGAAGATCCAAAAGGGGCAGGCCACCGGAGTGGGAAACCGGATCATCTATGTGGGCCCGCCTACGGGCAGGGACGGGATTCACGGAGCCACCTTCGCCTCGGAAGAACTGACCGAAGCTTCGGAGGAAAGGCGGCCTTCGGTGCAGGTGGGAGATCCCTTCATGGAAAAGCTGGTGATGGAGGCTTGCCTGGAACTGATCGAGAAAGACCTCCTGGTGGGAATTCAGGATATGGGAGCGGCAGGCTTAACCAGCTCCAGTTCGGAAATGGCAAGCAAGGCAGGGACCGGGCTCATCCTGGATTTGGATGAAGTGCCTCAGCGGGAGCGGGATCTAAGCGCCTATGAGATGATGCTCTCCGAATCCCAGGAACGGATGCTTCTGGTCGCCACAGGGGAGAAACTGCCGGAGATCGAAGCCGTTCTGGACCGGTGGGGCGTTCCCCATGCGGTTGTAGGGGAAGTGACGGCGGATAAGCGCTACCGCATCAAGCATAAGGGGGAGTGGGTGGTGGATCTTCCGGTCGACGCTCTGGTGAAAGAGGCTCCGGTCTATGAACGGGAGGGCATAGAGCCTCTCTACATTCGGAAGATGAGGCAGGAAGCTCCTGCGGAGATTCCTGCGCCCCAGGGAAATCTGGAGGAACTCTTCTTATCCCTTCTCTCTTCCCCCTCAATTGCCAGCAAGGAATGGGTTTTCAGGCAGTATGATCATATGGTGAGAACCTTAACGGCGGTAGGCCCCGGCTCCGATGCTGCCGTTCTATTGGTGCCTGGAACGAGGAAGGCCATCGCGATGACGACGGATGGAAATGGGCGCTATGTTTACCTCGACCCCGCAACCGGAGGGAAGATCGCGGTGGCGGAAGCGGCTAGGAATCTGGTCTGCGCAGGAGCGGAGCCTCTCGCCGTCACCGATAATTTAAACTTCGGCAATCCGGAAAAACCGGAGATTTTCTGGCAGTTTGAACAGGCGGCGGCGGGGATCTCCGAAGCGTGCAAGGCGTTGGATACCCCGGTGATCGGCGGCAATGTAAGCTTTTATAATGAAGCGAACGGAGTGGCCATCTATCCCACCCCGGTGATCGGGATGACCGGGCTGGTCAGCGACGTGGATCATATCACCCCTTCCTCTTTCCAGGGAGAAGGGGAGGAGATCCTCCTTTTGGGGGAGACCTATCCTGAACTGGAAGGGACGGAGTATCAGAAGATGGTGACGGGGGAGACGGCAGGCCGTCCGCCTCGAATCGATCTGGAACAGGAAAAAGCGGTGCAAACATTTACCCTGGCCGCGATTCGTCAAGGGCTTGTCCGTTCCGCCCATGATCTCTCCGACGGAGGACTGGCGGTGGCGCTGGCGGAATCGGCCATCGGCGGGCGTGTCGGCGTCCAAGTCGATTGGGAGATTTCCCTCACACCGGAAGCCGCTTTATTTAGCGAGAGTCAATCTCGCGTCCTCCTGTCGGTGCGATGTGAAGATGTGGATGAAGTAAAGAGATTGGCCGCATCATTCAAGGTACCCGTCACCCATCTGGGAACAACAGGAGGGGATCGCTTCATCCTTCGCATTCGAGGCGAGAAAATCCTCGACCTGCCGCTTAGCCGGGTTGAGGAAACGTGGAAGGGGGGTCTTTCGTGCTTGATGAGCGAATAA
- the purB gene encoding adenylosuccinate lyase produces the protein MIERYSRPEMRKLWTDEKKYEAWLEVEILACEAWSKLGVIPPADVEAIRRNARIDVRRILEIEEETRHDVVAFTRQISETLGEEKKWVHYGLTSTDVVDTALSYLLKQANEILERDLKRFIEVLAKQAKRYKYTVMMGRTHGVHAEPTTFGLKMALWYEEMKRNLERFQQAKQRVAYGKLSGAVGTYANIDPFVEKYVCERLGLTPAPISTQTLQRDRHAEYMSVLALIATSLEKFAVEIRGLQKTEVREVEEPFGKGQKGSSAMPHKRNPIGSENITGLARLMRGYMLSAYENVPLWHERDISHSSVERVILPDATMLLNYMLNRFTGIVENLTVFPENMKANMERTYGLIYSQRVLLALIDKGLSREEAYDMVQRRAMQAWAEKVPFRSLLEQEEGVMKHLTPAELDACFDIHHHLKNVDFIFKRLGLADEGEG, from the coding sequence GTGATCGAGCGCTATTCCAGACCGGAAATGCGTAAACTCTGGACGGATGAGAAGAAATATGAGGCGTGGCTTGAGGTGGAGATCCTCGCCTGTGAGGCCTGGTCAAAGCTCGGGGTGATTCCTCCTGCCGATGTGGAGGCGATTCGCAGGAATGCCCGCATCGATGTGCGCCGCATCTTGGAGATCGAGGAGGAGACCCGCCATGACGTGGTCGCCTTTACCCGGCAGATCTCCGAGACGCTGGGGGAAGAGAAGAAGTGGGTTCATTATGGTCTTACCTCCACCGATGTGGTGGATACGGCCCTCTCTTATCTCTTGAAACAAGCGAATGAGATCTTAGAAAGGGATTTAAAACGATTCATCGAAGTGCTTGCCAAGCAGGCGAAGCGGTATAAGTATACCGTCATGATGGGAAGAACCCATGGGGTGCATGCCGAACCGACCACCTTTGGATTGAAGATGGCCCTGTGGTATGAAGAGATGAAGCGGAATTTGGAACGTTTTCAGCAGGCGAAGCAAAGGGTGGCCTACGGGAAATTGTCGGGGGCGGTAGGCACGTATGCCAATATCGATCCCTTTGTAGAAAAATATGTATGCGAACGGCTGGGGCTTACCCCCGCTCCCATCTCCACCCAGACGCTTCAACGGGACCGTCATGCGGAATATATGAGCGTCCTCGCGCTGATCGCCACCTCCCTGGAGAAGTTTGCGGTGGAGATTCGAGGATTGCAGAAGACGGAAGTGCGGGAAGTGGAGGAACCTTTCGGAAAGGGACAGAAAGGCTCCTCCGCCATGCCCCATAAGCGGAACCCCATCGGCTCGGAGAACATTACGGGACTGGCCCGCCTGATGCGGGGCTATATGTTGTCCGCCTATGAGAATGTGCCGCTCTGGCATGAACGGGATATCTCCCATTCCTCCGTGGAACGGGTCATTCTTCCCGATGCCACCATGCTTCTCAATTATATGCTCAACCGTTTTACGGGCATCGTGGAGAATTTGACGGTTTTCCCTGAAAACATGAAGGCGAATATGGAGAGAACCTATGGTCTGATTTATTCCCAACGCGTCCTGCTTGCCCTCATCGATAAAGGGTTAAGTCGGGAAGAAGCATATGACATGGTACAGCGGAGGGCGATGCAGGCTTGGGCGGAGAAGGTTCCTTTCCGCTCCCTCCTTGAACAGGAAGAAGGGGTGATGAAGCACCTCACCCCTGCAGAATTGGATGCCTGCTTCGATATCCATCATCACCTCAAAAACGTTGACTTCATCTTCAAACGCCTCGGCCTTGCCGATGAAGGAGAAGGATGA
- the purQ gene encoding phosphoribosylformylglycinamidine synthase subunit PurQ, protein MRFAVVVFPGSNCDQDCYKAVEKIGEPVEYVWHTEKDLSSFDAIILPGGFSYGDYLRSGAIARFSPVMEAVQKAAEEGKLVLGICNGFQILLESGLLPGAMLKNQGLKFLCQTEELEVVNTNTPFTLDFKEGEKIRLPIAHGEGNYTCDPDTLNRLKENGQIVFRYRSNPNGSLLDIAGIVNERGNVLGMMPHPERAVDALLGSEDGIKLFTSMVRAWRDRHGQAF, encoded by the coding sequence ATGCGCTTCGCCGTGGTGGTCTTCCCCGGTTCCAATTGCGACCAGGATTGCTACAAGGCCGTAGAGAAAATCGGAGAGCCTGTGGAGTATGTCTGGCATACGGAGAAGGATCTCTCCTCCTTCGATGCCATCATCCTTCCCGGAGGATTCTCCTATGGAGATTACCTCCGTTCCGGAGCCATCGCCCGCTTCTCGCCTGTGATGGAGGCGGTACAAAAGGCGGCGGAGGAAGGAAAGCTGGTTTTAGGAATCTGCAATGGGTTTCAGATTCTTTTGGAAAGCGGTCTTTTGCCTGGGGCAATGCTTAAGAACCAGGGGCTAAAATTCCTTTGCCAAACGGAAGAGTTAGAAGTGGTTAACACCAACACTCCCTTTACCCTTGATTTTAAGGAAGGGGAGAAGATCCGCCTCCCCATCGCCCACGGAGAAGGAAATTACACCTGCGATCCGGATACCCTAAACAGGTTGAAAGAAAATGGGCAGATCGTCTTCCGCTACCGGAGTAATCCCAACGGATCCCTCTTGGATATCGCCGGGATCGTCAATGAGAGGGGAAATGTGCTGGGGATGATGCCCCATCCGGAGAGGGCGGTAGATGCCCTCCTCGGTTCCGAAGACGGCATAAAACTATTTACCTCAATGGTACGTGCTTGGAGGGATCGACATGGGCAAGCCTTTTGA
- the purS gene encoding phosphoribosylformylglycinamidine synthase subunit PurS — MARVFVTLKKGVLDPQGNATKKALHTLGYEGVDEVRVGKYIELTLTAVSLAEAEEKVSKMAEKVLSNPVIENFRYELEERIG, encoded by the coding sequence TTGGCTCGTGTCTTTGTCACCCTAAAAAAAGGGGTTCTGGATCCCCAAGGAAACGCCACGAAAAAAGCGCTCCACACCCTGGGATATGAAGGAGTCGATGAGGTCAGGGTGGGGAAATATATTGAGCTCACCTTAACGGCGGTAAGCCTCGCGGAGGCGGAGGAGAAGGTATCCAAGATGGCGGAAAAGGTTCTTTCCAATCCCGTCATTGAGAATTTCCGTTATGAGCTGGAAGAGAGGATTGGATAA
- the purE gene encoding 5-(carboxyamino)imidazole ribonucleotide mutase has protein sequence MQKVLILMGSDSDLTVMKGAADALAECGISYEIRISSAHRTPERTAQIVKEAEAKGVKVIIAGAGLAAHLPGVVAAYTTLPVIGVPIQGGALSGVDALYAIVQMPKGIPVATVAVNGAYNAGLLAAEMLAIADQDVKERLVQLRRRMAEEVERKDRSLAELGIENYLVKK, from the coding sequence ATGCAGAAAGTGCTCATCCTTATGGGGAGCGATTCCGACCTAACCGTGATGAAGGGGGCGGCCGATGCGCTTGCGGAGTGCGGTATTTCTTATGAGATTCGCATCTCCTCGGCACACCGGACGCCGGAGCGAACCGCTCAGATCGTAAAGGAGGCGGAGGCGAAGGGGGTAAAGGTCATCATCGCCGGGGCCGGGCTTGCCGCCCACCTGCCGGGCGTGGTCGCCGCCTATACGACCTTGCCCGTCATTGGGGTTCCCATCCAGGGAGGAGCGCTTTCCGGAGTAGATGCGCTCTACGCCATCGTGCAAATGCCGAAGGGGATTCCGGTGGCTACCGTGGCTGTAAATGGGGCTTATAATGCTGGGCTTTTGGCGGCCGAGATGTTGGCGATCGCCGATCAGGACGTGAAGGAACGGTTGGTTCAGTTGCGGCGCAGGATGGCCGAAGAGGTGGAACGGAAGGATCGGAGCTTGGCTGAGTTGGGGATCGAGAATTATTTGGTTAAGAAATAG
- the purH gene encoding bifunctional phosphoribosylaminoimidazolecarboxamide formyltransferase/IMP cyclohydrolase, with the protein MLGILSRYEGGIPLSIKRALISVSDKRGIVEFAKFLQDRGIEIVSTGGTYRVLKENGIKATYISEVTGFPEILDGRVKTLHPHIHGGLLAKQDNPKHLEELKDLGIQPIGLLVVNLYPFQETIQKPGVSLEEAIENIDIGGPTMLRGAAKNYAHVAVVVDPDDYGRVMEEIRENGQVSDETREKLAAKVFRHTAAYDAHVARYLSERVCEPFPERLTITYEKVQDLRYGENPHQQAAFYRLPSPGKGSLPAAEQLQGKELSYNNIQDAEAALNLIKEFQEPAAVVVKHSNPCGVAVGSTVQEAFARAYEADPVSIFGGIVALNRPVDGKLAERLKGIFLEIILAPDFEDEAVKVLTAKKNLRLLKVGVSPEHEKEWKLTSVTGGLLIQSPDDGRVAREEMKVVTDRAPTEEEWADLLFAWKVVKHVKSNAIVVAKGGSTLGVGAGQMNRVGAARIALAEAGEKGKGAVLSSDAFFPMPDTVEEAAKAGITAIIQPGGSIKDQDSIDEANKHGIAMVFTGMRHFRH; encoded by the coding sequence ATGCTAGGAATTTTATCAAGATATGAAGGAGGGATACCCTTGTCCATCAAAAGAGCACTCATCAGCGTCTCGGACAAGCGGGGGATCGTTGAATTTGCTAAATTTTTGCAGGATAGGGGAATTGAGATCGTCTCCACGGGAGGAACCTATCGGGTCCTGAAAGAAAACGGAATAAAGGCGACGTATATTAGCGAAGTGACCGGCTTCCCGGAAATATTGGATGGGCGGGTGAAAACCCTTCATCCTCACATTCACGGCGGGTTGCTGGCAAAACAGGACAACCCGAAACACCTGGAAGAGTTAAAAGATCTGGGCATCCAGCCGATTGGGTTGTTGGTGGTTAATCTCTATCCTTTTCAGGAGACGATTCAAAAGCCGGGGGTATCGCTGGAAGAAGCGATTGAGAACATTGATATCGGGGGTCCTACCATGCTCCGGGGAGCCGCCAAGAATTACGCCCATGTTGCCGTCGTTGTAGACCCGGACGATTATGGGCGGGTGATGGAAGAGATTCGGGAAAACGGGCAGGTGAGCGATGAAACGCGGGAGAAGCTGGCAGCCAAGGTATTTCGCCATACCGCCGCTTATGATGCCCACGTGGCCCGTTATTTGAGCGAGAGGGTGTGCGAACCGTTCCCCGAACGGCTTACCATCACCTATGAAAAAGTGCAGGATCTTCGGTATGGAGAGAATCCCCACCAGCAGGCCGCTTTTTACCGCCTACCCTCTCCAGGAAAAGGAAGCCTTCCCGCGGCGGAGCAGCTCCAGGGAAAAGAACTTTCCTATAATAACATTCAGGATGCGGAGGCCGCCTTAAATCTGATCAAGGAATTTCAGGAACCGGCCGCGGTGGTGGTGAAACATTCCAACCCCTGCGGCGTGGCGGTGGGGAGTACGGTTCAAGAAGCGTTTGCCAGGGCGTATGAAGCCGATCCCGTCTCCATCTTCGGAGGAATCGTCGCCTTAAACCGGCCGGTGGATGGGAAGTTGGCGGAACGCCTCAAAGGAATTTTCCTGGAGATCATTCTCGCCCCTGATTTCGAGGATGAGGCGGTAAAGGTTTTGACCGCCAAGAAGAATCTCCGCCTGCTGAAAGTGGGGGTTTCCCCTGAACATGAGAAGGAATGGAAGCTCACCTCGGTGACCGGAGGGCTCCTCATACAATCCCCCGATGATGGCCGGGTGGCGAGAGAGGAGATGAAGGTGGTCACCGATCGCGCCCCCACCGAAGAGGAATGGGCCGATCTCCTCTTTGCCTGGAAGGTGGTAAAGCACGTGAAGTCAAATGCCATCGTGGTCGCCAAGGGAGGGTCAACCCTCGGGGTAGGAGCCGGGCAGATGAACCGGGTCGGAGCGGCCAGGATCGCCCTCGCGGAAGCGGGAGAAAAAGGAAAGGGGGCCGTTCTCTCCTCCGATGCGTTCTTTCCGATGCCGGATACGGTGGAGGAGGCGGCGAAAGCGGGAATTACCGCCATCATCCAGCCGGGGGGCTCGATCAAGGATCAAGATTCCATTGATGAAGCGAACAAGCACGGGATCGCCATGGTCTTTACCGGGATGCGCCATTTCCGCCATTGA